The Candidatus Zixiibacteriota bacterium DNA window GGGAACAGAAACCGACTTCCTGAGCGAAAATCCGTTGTTGCAGTCGGGCTTATTTCTAGCCGGAGCCAACCTTCGTGGTCAGGGGTCGGTAACACTTGGGACTGAGGATGGTGTCCTGACGGCTCACGAGGTGACTTCGATGAATCTGTCAGGCACGGATCTCGTTGTTCTCTCGGCCTGCGAGTCGGCGCTGGGGGAAGTGCAGACGGGAGAAGGTGTCTATGGCCTTCGACGATCCTTCCAGATGGCGGGGGCGCGGACGGTAGTTAGTTCGTTGTGGTCCGTTCCGGACAAACAGACCGCGCAGGTGATGGAGGAACTTTACAAGTTGCTGGACCGACAAACCGGGCTTAGTCTGGCGACGCAGATGCAGCAACTTAGCATAGAACGACTGAAGGACTTACGACGGAAATCTCTCCCCGATCATCCGTTCTTGTGGGCGGCCTTCATCGTTACCGGTGACTGGCGTTGAGGGAGCAGGGGGAGGTTCAGCAAAACCACCTCTTTGTTGCCCTTGACAACCCGGCGTGTTTGTCAATTATTATATGAGCACACCTTATAAACAAAGTGAGGACATTATGAGTACTCGTTACGCGAAATTCTGGAGTTCTTTCGGATTCGTCATCATCCTATTGACAGGATCACTTACGTCGGCGAGCGAGCCGGTTGACTGGACCGGATTTTACGCTGGAGCTTTCGGTAGCTACCTGGCCGGGCACGTCACATCCAACGATCCGGCACATGAAGAGTCAACTGGGGATTATGATGACGACAGCCCGATGTTGGGTATTCAAGGCGGTTATCACAAACAGTTTGACAACGGCTGGGTGGCTGGATTCGAAATCATCCTGCCGCTGTATATCCAAAATGGAACCGCAGTCGATAAAGTCTGGTTTCCCGACAGTGTGACTTACGAGGCGAACTACCGTTATGCGGCGTTTGTGGGTGTCAAAGCTGGACGTCCCCACGGTAAGGCCTTGCCCTACGCCTTTGGTGCAGTCGGTATTGCTAATGTTGATGGTAAAACCTACAACGTCGATCTCGATGAGAACTACTCAGAGGGTTTTGAGCAAAGTGCCGTCGCGACCCATCTTGTCTTTCAACTCGGTGGCGGAGTTGACTACCAGGTGAATGATAAGATGTTCGCGGGTCTGCGGGTAGGCGCTTTCTTCGGGGGAAAAGCCGATCATACAAT harbors:
- a CDS encoding outer membrane beta-barrel protein — protein: MSTRYAKFWSSFGFVIILLTGSLTSASEPVDWTGFYAGAFGSYLAGHVTSNDPAHEESTGDYDDDSPMLGIQGGYHKQFDNGWVAGFEIILPLYIQNGTAVDKVWFPDSVTYEANYRYAAFVGVKAGRPHGKALPYAFGAVGIANVDGKTYNVDLDENYSEGFEQSAVATHLVFQLGGGVDYQVNDKMFAGLRVGAFFGGKADHTMPWNEPGPNEFGFNALLVQISGGYRF